A genomic region of Metopolophium dirhodum isolate CAU chromosome 1, ASM1992520v1, whole genome shotgun sequence contains the following coding sequences:
- the LOC132934569 gene encoding E3 SUMO-protein ligase ZBED1-like — translation MVRPLLNIVIEKHLQPQINDDEIAQNFKYIVIQELKDRFKLNWNPSSVVSARQIASFLDPRYKDLEHEAADAREEIRTRVKSLLDDISEHNDDMQIQTSETKNSFGGLAFLYGDKGNCNTDDSTVQFQNYLAEPQLRFDFDALEWWKTRATKYPLMVVLAVKYLGIPATSVSSERCFSTAGNIVTAKRSCLAPETVNMLVFLYQNKQLL, via the coding sequence ATGGTCAGGCCTCTCCTTAACATTGTTATAGAAAAGCATTTACAGCCTCAGATAAATGACGATGAAATTgctcaaaatttcaaatacattgtaATACAAGAATTAAAAGACCGTTTCAAGTTAAACTGGAATCCTTCTAGTGTTGTGTCTGCTCGACAAATTGCATCTTTTCTCGACCCAAGATACAAAGATTTAGAACACGAGGCAGCAGATGCAAGAGAAGAAATTCGAACCCGAGTCAAGAGTTTGTTAGATGATATAAGTGAACATAATGACGATATGCAAATTCAAACATCTGAGACAAAAAATAGCTTCGGGGGACTTGCGTTTCTATACGGTGATAAGGGCAACTGTAATACAGATGATTCTACagttcaatttcaaaattactTGGCAGAACCACAATTACGGTTTGATTTTGATGCATTGGAATGGTGGAAGACGCGTGCAACGAAGTATCCATTAATGGTTGTTTTAGCTGTTAAGTATTTAGGGATACCAGCAACGTCAGTAAGTTCCGAACGGTGTTTCTCGACTGCTGGAAACATTGTGACGGCTAAGAGAAGTTGTTTGGCGCCCGAAACGGTAAATATGTTGGTTTTCCTTTatcaaaacaaacaattattgtaa